A window of Novosphingobium terrae contains these coding sequences:
- a CDS encoding PAAR domain-containing protein — MPPAARITDQESCPHASHATIVSGEATVLIMGQPAARKGDQLDCGSKAQIEAGCPTVKIGNNEAARIGDTSCHGGTLKSGAVTVLIGDGAPPRRTTLDRAYASGAPFVQA; from the coding sequence ATGCCGCCCGCCGCGCGCATAACCGATCAGGAAAGCTGCCCGCATGCCAGCCATGCCACCATCGTCTCGGGCGAGGCCACGGTGCTGATCATGGGCCAGCCTGCCGCGCGCAAGGGCGATCAGCTCGATTGCGGCAGCAAGGCGCAGATCGAGGCGGGCTGCCCGACGGTCAAGATCGGCAACAATGAGGCCGCGCGCATCGGCGATACCTCCTGCCATGGGGGCACGCTAAAGAGCGGCGCGGTCACCGTGCTGATTGGCGATGGCGCGCCGCCGCGCCGCACAACGCTCGACCGCGCCTATGCCAGCGGCGCGCCCTTTGTGCAGGCATAG